Proteins encoded within one genomic window of Vairimorpha necatrix chromosome 3, complete sequence:
- a CDS encoding putative SP-containing protein, translated as MLMQFLNFYFIFFIKQVRSHPKNTILNKNTTKSLSKYESKLETTIELAYHYKHEIKRKLIFSTVVKDCITKNNYPQSSEYCGTGINSSFRFYINFEKVKRKKLCNDESEGIAERSNVFAFINEKTNVFISKDKVAEILEKGKGVFINIGNFSNINYLVVPIYIRPEKIYINNEEVVFNNQGFGYTLLFEELFDRNFLKLNSEEYQHCVKNLEDLCKLTQERFNHIFRDKIFLLANKNLEHYKVIFRFLKNLEYQKKDSFTLIKEILDKIYKFAKDLTLSKYYPNKKTNRLHPYNQDTFTTAVCYGIMTDIINIIRHYINPELKFNFYEIFESFIEVHMAAVISVTIKYDNIKKLKIEDVTIESETNDKIEKFYHIKWEKGLELNIPYSDLKDKNYSSIRVRFKHKRKTITSEFMKLPTIPLDEN; from the coding sequence ATGCTGatgcaatttttaaatttttattttatattttttatcaaacaAGTGAGATCTCATCCAAAGAATACTATTCTCAACAAAAATACAACGAAATCACTTTCAAAGTATGAATCAAAACTAGAAACCACAATAGAGCTCGCTTACCATTATAAACATGagataaaaagaaaattgattttttctaCAGTTGTTAAAGACTGTATTaccaaaaataattatccACAAAGTTCTGAATATTGTGGAACTGGGATAAATAGTAGTTTcagattttatataaatttcgaaaaagtaaaaagaaaaaagttATGTAACGACGAAAGTGAAGGAATAGCAGAACGTTCAAACGTGTTtgcatttataaatgaaaaaaccaatgtttttatttcaaaagaCAAGGTTGCTGAAATTTTGGAAAAGGGTAAAGgagtatttataaatattgggAATTTTTcgaatattaattatttagtAGTCCCAATTTATATACGTccagaaaaaatttatattaataacgAAGAAGTCgtttttaataatcaaGGATTCGGCTACACTTTATTATTCGAAGAACTTTTCGATCgcaatttcttaaaattaaattccGAAGAATACCAGCATTGTGTTAAAAATCTTGAAGATCTTTGCAAGTTGACACAGGAAAGATTTAATCATATATTTagagataaaatttttcttctggctaataaaaatttagaacatTATAAAGtcatttttagatttttaaaaaacttagaatatcaaaaaaaggaTTCATTTACacttataaaagaaatattagataaaatttataagtttGCAAAAGATTTAACTTTATCAAAATACTAtcctaataaaaaaacaaatagaTTACATCCTTACAATCAAGATACATTTACAACGGCAGTGTGTTACGGTATTATGActgatattataaatattataaggcattatataaatcctgaacttaaatttaatttttatgaaatttttgaatCTTTTATTGAGGTGCATATGGCCGCCGTTATAAGTGtgacaataaaatatgacaatattaagaaattaaaaatcgAAGATGTTACAATTGAAAGTGAAACAAATGATAagatagaaaaattttatcatataaaatGGGAGAAAGGTTTAGAATTAAATATCCCCTATAGCGAtcttaaagataaaaattattcttcTATTCGAGTTCGGTTTAAGCATAAACGTAAGACAATTACATCtgaatttatgaaattacCAACAATACCCTTAGATGAAAactaa